The following proteins are encoded in a genomic region of Oncorhynchus masou masou isolate Uvic2021 chromosome 32, UVic_Omas_1.1, whole genome shotgun sequence:
- the LOC135526427 gene encoding adhesion G protein-coupled receptor E2-like isoform X1 gives MSVLRTNIFVGNGESVSISWAATCASVPQDSVTTATDKLSVQLLVNTTDVLQLGLQSNGHRSSSEVTKLLRKIEISLTERSAAARDLTTQRFSRTMVMERHRKVGLKLRGFCFMLFVMMMKTEHIDECSSNSLICGDNSDCFKTEGSYFCLCHPGFDDFTGAARQCLDIEECVTFPNICGKWGTCLNQVGSYLCTCPNGFRNSGNGQTPCVDIDECNTDGVCGNGGICQNLIGSYWCQCPAGFTNFGKNQTKCVELNCDQYETQPGQTLPGFDSWSLLRNNCLVLSNSMLPGLTRLLPTGDVLLTLLVNTTDVVQLGLQSNGHRSSSEVTKLLRTIEISFRLIAPLLTENVTRIETNHTEVEIMVRRDKTPPEGPVSLTNENTQLDTTWETVVGDDQNYPGYAFVILLSHKNLDSLKDSTSHQSQQLMSSAVTVSVSNSNTTYLPQQVNLTFHHLQSSDVDPTCVYWSDENGPGVWSGRGCTLVMSNSNQTVCSCNHLSTFTLLNKVQQGSGQLSLVMWVGVFVALTCVVLSLITTLWCRFVSRKRRGGHRLQHDVQLHRK, from the exons ATGAGTGTGTTGAGAACCAACATTTTTGTGGGGAACGGGGAATCTGTGTCAATCAGCTGGGCAGCTACCTGTGCAAGTGTCCCACAGGATTCAGTAACTACGGCAACAGACAAACTCAGTGTGCAG TTACTGGTTAATACCACTGATGTTCTTCAATTGGGCCTCCAGTCCAATGGTCACCGTAGTAGCAGTGAAGTGACTAAGTTACTGAGGAAGATTGAAATCTCTCTGACTGAACGCTCAGCTGCTGCCAGAGACCTAaccacacag CGCTTCTCAAGGACTATGGTCATGGAGCGCCACAGGAAGGTGGGGCTGAAGCTAAGGGGGTTTTGTTTTATGCTAtttgtgatgatgatgaagacTGAAC ATATCGACGAGTGCAGTAGCAACTCCCTCATCTGTGGGGACAATTCAGATTGTTTCAAAACTGAGGGTAGCTACTTCTGTTTGTGTCATCCTGGGTTTGATGACTTTACTGGTGCCGCGCGACAATGCTTGG ACATAGAGGAGTGTGTTACGTTCCCAAATATTTGTGGGAAATGGGGAACCTGTCTTAATCAGGTGGGTAGCTACCTGTGCACGTGTCCCAATGGATTTAGGAACTCTGGCAACGGACAAACTCCGTGTGTAG aCATTGACGAGTGTAATACAGACGGAGTATGTGGAAATGGGGGAATCTGCCAAAACCTGATTGGAAGTTACTGGTGCCAGTGTCCTGCTGGATTTACTAACTTTGGCAAAAACCAAACTAAGTGTGTAG AGCTTAATTGTGACCAGTACGAAACACAGCCTGGACAG acTCTACCAGGCTTTGATAGTTGGTCTCTGTTGAGAAACAACTGTTTGGTGTTGAGCAACTCTATGTTGCCTGGACTGACAAGACTGCTGCCAACTGGAGATGTGCTTTTGACA TTACTGGTTAATACCACTGATGTTGTTCAACTGGGCCTCCAGTCCAATGGTCACCGTAGTAGCAGTGAAGTGACTAAGTTACTGAGGACGATTGAAATCTCATTCAGACTGATCGCTCCACTGCTGACAGAGAACGTGACCAGGATAGAGACCAACCACACAG AGGTTGAGATTATGGTGAGAAGAGACAAGACTCCACCTGAAGGACCAGTCAGCCTGACCAATGAGAACACTCAACTTGACACCACCTGGGAGACGGTGGTTGGAGATGACCAGAATTACCCAG GGTATGCATTTGTCATTCTGCTCAGCCATAAGAATCTGGATAGTCTGAAGGACAGTACTTCTCATCAGAGCCAGCAGCTCATGTCCAGTGCTGTGACAGTTTCCGTTAGCAACTCCAACACAACATACCTGCCCCAACAGGTTAATCTCACCTTCCATCACCTGCAG TCCAGTGATGTTGACCCCACCTGTGTTTATTGGTCGGATGAGAATGGACCGGGGGTGTGGTCTGGGAGGGGTTGCACCTTAGTGATGTCAAACTCCAACCAGACTGTGTGCTCCTGCAACCATCTCAGCACATTCACTCTGCTGAACAAAGTGCAACAG GGAAGCGGGCAGCTGTCATTGGTGATGTGGGTGGGTGTTTTTGTGGCACTGACCTGTGTGGTCCTGTCCCTGATCACCACCCTGTGGTGTCGCTTTGTCAGCCGCAAACGCCGTGGAGGACACCGGCTGCAACATGATGTACAGCTACATAGAAAATAA
- the LOC135526430 gene encoding adhesion G protein-coupled receptor E5-like isoform X3, which produces MGSILFLLIVALLKDQGARVTRYANGFTQPNSKSEFLNCIDINECVENQHFCGERGSCVNQLGSYLCKCPTGFSNYGNRQTQCAELNCDQYETQPGQTLPVLDSLLSLLKNSCLVLNSPTLSGPTRLLPTGDVLLTLLVNATDVVQLGLQSNGHRSSSEVTKLLRTIEISFRLIAPLLTENVTRIETNHTEVEIMVRRDKTPPKGPVSLTNENTQLDTTWETVVGDYQNYLGFAYVVLLSYRNLDNLKDNTSHQSQQLMSSAVTVSVSNSNTKKLPQQVNLTFHHLQSSDVDPTCVYWSDENGPGVWSGRGCTLVISNSTHTVCSCNHLSTFALLKGIQVKGSGQLSLVMWVGVIVAVTCVVLSLITTLWCRFVSRKRRGGHRLQQEVQLHRK; this is translated from the exons ATGGGATCCATTCTATTTCTACTGATTGTGG CGCTACTCAAGGACCAAGGAGCAAGAGTTACTAGATATGCGAATGGCTTTACTCAACCGAATTCCAAATCAGAGTTTCTGAATTGTATTG ACATAAATGAGTGTGTTGAGAACCAACATTTTTGTGGGGAACGGGGAAGCTGTGTCAATCAGCTGGGCAGCTACCTGTGCAAGTGTCCCACAGGATTCAGTAACTACGGCAACAGACAAACTCAGTGTGCAG AGCTTAATTGTGACCAGTACGAAACACAGCCTGGACAG actcTACCAGTCCTTGATAGTTTATTGTCTCTGTTGAAAAACAGCTGTTTGGTGTTGAACAGCCCTACGTTGTCTGGACCGACAAGACTGCTGCCAACTGGAGATGTGCTTTTGACA TTACTGGTTAATGCCACTGATGTTGTTCAACTGGGCCTCCAGTCCAATGGTCACCGTAGTAGCAGTGAAGTGACTAAGTTACTGAGGACGATTGAAATCTCATTCAGACTGATCGCTCCACTGCTGACAGAGAACGTGACCAGGATAGAGACCAACCACACCG AGGTTGAGATTATGGTGAGGAGAGACAAGACTCCACCTAAAGGACCAGTCAGCCTGACCAATGAAAACACTCAACTTGACACCACCTGGGAGACGGTGGTTGGAGATTACCAGAATTACCTAG GGTTTGCTTATGTCGTTCTGCTCAGCTATAGGAATCTGGATAATCTGAAGGACAACACTTCTCATCAGAGCCAGCAGCTCATGTCCAGTGCTGTGACAGTTTCCGTTAGCAACTCCAATACAAAAAAACTGCCCCAACAGGTTAATCTCACCTTCCATCACCTGCAG TCCAGTGATGTTGACCCCACCTGTGTTTATTGGTCGGATGAGAATGGACCGGGGGTGTGGTCTGGGCGGGGTTGCACCTTAGTGATTTCGAACTCCACCCACACTGTGTGCTCCTGCAACCATCTCAGCACATTCGCTCTGCTGAAGGGAATCCAGGTAAAG GGAAGCGGGCAGCTGTCGTTGGTGATGTGGGTGGGTGTTATTGTGGCAGTGACCTGTGTGGTCCTGTCCCTGATCACCACCCTGTGGTGTCGCTTTGTCAGCCGCAAACGCCGTGGAGGACACCGGCTGCAACAGGAAGTACAGCTACATAGAAAATAA
- the LOC135526427 gene encoding adhesion G protein-coupled receptor E2-like isoform X3: protein MVMERHRKVGLKLRGFCFMLFVMMMKTEHIDECSSNSLICGDNSDCFKTEGSYFCLCHPGFDDFTGAARQCLDIEECVTFPNICGKWGTCLNQVGSYLCTCPNGFRNSGNGQTPCVDIDECNTDGVCGNGGICQNLIGSYWCQCPAGFTNFGKNQTKCVELNCDQYETQPGQTLPGFDSWSLLRNNCLVLSNSMLPGLTRLLPTGDVLLTLLVNTTDVVQLGLQSNGHRSSSEVTKLLRTIEISFRLIAPLLTENVTRIETNHTEVEIMVRRDKTPPEGPVSLTNENTQLDTTWETVVGDDQNYPGYAFVILLSHKNLDSLKDSTSHQSQQLMSSAVTVSVSNSNTTYLPQQVNLTFHHLQSSDVDPTCVYWSDENGPGVWSGRGCTLVMSNSNQTVCSCNHLSTFTLLNKVQQGSGQLSLVMWVGVFVALTCVVLSLITTLWCRFVSRKRRGGHRLQHDVQLHRK, encoded by the exons ATGGTCATGGAGCGCCACAGGAAGGTGGGGCTGAAGCTAAGGGGGTTTTGTTTTATGCTAtttgtgatgatgatgaagacTGAAC ATATCGACGAGTGCAGTAGCAACTCCCTCATCTGTGGGGACAATTCAGATTGTTTCAAAACTGAGGGTAGCTACTTCTGTTTGTGTCATCCTGGGTTTGATGACTTTACTGGTGCCGCGCGACAATGCTTGG ACATAGAGGAGTGTGTTACGTTCCCAAATATTTGTGGGAAATGGGGAACCTGTCTTAATCAGGTGGGTAGCTACCTGTGCACGTGTCCCAATGGATTTAGGAACTCTGGCAACGGACAAACTCCGTGTGTAG aCATTGACGAGTGTAATACAGACGGAGTATGTGGAAATGGGGGAATCTGCCAAAACCTGATTGGAAGTTACTGGTGCCAGTGTCCTGCTGGATTTACTAACTTTGGCAAAAACCAAACTAAGTGTGTAG AGCTTAATTGTGACCAGTACGAAACACAGCCTGGACAG acTCTACCAGGCTTTGATAGTTGGTCTCTGTTGAGAAACAACTGTTTGGTGTTGAGCAACTCTATGTTGCCTGGACTGACAAGACTGCTGCCAACTGGAGATGTGCTTTTGACA TTACTGGTTAATACCACTGATGTTGTTCAACTGGGCCTCCAGTCCAATGGTCACCGTAGTAGCAGTGAAGTGACTAAGTTACTGAGGACGATTGAAATCTCATTCAGACTGATCGCTCCACTGCTGACAGAGAACGTGACCAGGATAGAGACCAACCACACAG AGGTTGAGATTATGGTGAGAAGAGACAAGACTCCACCTGAAGGACCAGTCAGCCTGACCAATGAGAACACTCAACTTGACACCACCTGGGAGACGGTGGTTGGAGATGACCAGAATTACCCAG GGTATGCATTTGTCATTCTGCTCAGCCATAAGAATCTGGATAGTCTGAAGGACAGTACTTCTCATCAGAGCCAGCAGCTCATGTCCAGTGCTGTGACAGTTTCCGTTAGCAACTCCAACACAACATACCTGCCCCAACAGGTTAATCTCACCTTCCATCACCTGCAG TCCAGTGATGTTGACCCCACCTGTGTTTATTGGTCGGATGAGAATGGACCGGGGGTGTGGTCTGGGAGGGGTTGCACCTTAGTGATGTCAAACTCCAACCAGACTGTGTGCTCCTGCAACCATCTCAGCACATTCACTCTGCTGAACAAAGTGCAACAG GGAAGCGGGCAGCTGTCATTGGTGATGTGGGTGGGTGTTTTTGTGGCACTGACCTGTGTGGTCCTGTCCCTGATCACCACCCTGTGGTGTCGCTTTGTCAGCCGCAAACGCCGTGGAGGACACCGGCTGCAACATGATGTACAGCTACATAGAAAATAA
- the LOC135526430 gene encoding adhesion G protein-coupled receptor E5-like isoform X1 has protein sequence MHVCSSTFLCLHLALLKDQGARVTRYANGFTQPNSKSEFLNCIDINECVENQHFCGERGSCVNQLGSYLCKCPTGFSNYGNRQTQCAELNCDQYETQPGQTLPVLDSLLSLLKNSCLVLNSPTLSGPTRLLPTGDVLLTLLVNATDVVQLGLQSNGHRSSSEVTKLLRTIEISFRLIAPLLTENVTRIETNHTEVEIMVRRDKTPPKGPVSLTNENTQLDTTWETVVGDYQNYLGFAYVVLLSYRNLDNLKDNTSHQSQQLMSSAVTVSVSNSNTKKLPQQVNLTFHHLQSSDVDPTCVYWSDENGPGVWSGRGCTLVISNSTHTVCSCNHLSTFALLKGIQVKGSGQLSLVMWVGVIVAVTCVVLSLITTLWCRFVSRKRRGGHRLQQEVQLHRK, from the exons ATGCATGTGTGCAGTTCAACTTTTCTTTGTCTTCATTTAGCGCTACTCAAGGACCAAGGAGCAAGAGTTACTAGATATGCGAATGGCTTTACTCAACCGAATTCCAAATCAGAGTTTCTGAATTGTATTG ACATAAATGAGTGTGTTGAGAACCAACATTTTTGTGGGGAACGGGGAAGCTGTGTCAATCAGCTGGGCAGCTACCTGTGCAAGTGTCCCACAGGATTCAGTAACTACGGCAACAGACAAACTCAGTGTGCAG AGCTTAATTGTGACCAGTACGAAACACAGCCTGGACAG actcTACCAGTCCTTGATAGTTTATTGTCTCTGTTGAAAAACAGCTGTTTGGTGTTGAACAGCCCTACGTTGTCTGGACCGACAAGACTGCTGCCAACTGGAGATGTGCTTTTGACA TTACTGGTTAATGCCACTGATGTTGTTCAACTGGGCCTCCAGTCCAATGGTCACCGTAGTAGCAGTGAAGTGACTAAGTTACTGAGGACGATTGAAATCTCATTCAGACTGATCGCTCCACTGCTGACAGAGAACGTGACCAGGATAGAGACCAACCACACCG AGGTTGAGATTATGGTGAGGAGAGACAAGACTCCACCTAAAGGACCAGTCAGCCTGACCAATGAAAACACTCAACTTGACACCACCTGGGAGACGGTGGTTGGAGATTACCAGAATTACCTAG GGTTTGCTTATGTCGTTCTGCTCAGCTATAGGAATCTGGATAATCTGAAGGACAACACTTCTCATCAGAGCCAGCAGCTCATGTCCAGTGCTGTGACAGTTTCCGTTAGCAACTCCAATACAAAAAAACTGCCCCAACAGGTTAATCTCACCTTCCATCACCTGCAG TCCAGTGATGTTGACCCCACCTGTGTTTATTGGTCGGATGAGAATGGACCGGGGGTGTGGTCTGGGCGGGGTTGCACCTTAGTGATTTCGAACTCCACCCACACTGTGTGCTCCTGCAACCATCTCAGCACATTCGCTCTGCTGAAGGGAATCCAGGTAAAG GGAAGCGGGCAGCTGTCGTTGGTGATGTGGGTGGGTGTTATTGTGGCAGTGACCTGTGTGGTCCTGTCCCTGATCACCACCCTGTGGTGTCGCTTTGTCAGCCGCAAACGCCGTGGAGGACACCGGCTGCAACAGGAAGTACAGCTACATAGAAAATAA
- the LOC135526430 gene encoding adhesion G protein-coupled receptor E3-like isoform X4, giving the protein MSVLRTNIFVGNGEAVSISWAATCASVPQDSVTTATDKLSVQSLIVTSTKHSLDSCLVLNSPTLSGPTRLLPTGDVLLTLLVNATDVVQLGLQSNGHRSSSEVTKLLRTIEISFRLIAPLLTENVTRIETNHTEVEIMVRRDKTPPKGPVSLTNENTQLDTTWETVVGDYQNYLGFAYVVLLSYRNLDNLKDNTSHQSQQLMSSAVTVSVSNSNTKKLPQQVNLTFHHLQSSDVDPTCVYWSDENGPGVWSGRGCTLVISNSTHTVCSCNHLSTFALLKGIQVKGSGQLSLVMWVGVIVAVTCVVLSLITTLWCRFVSRKRRGGHRLQQEVQLHRK; this is encoded by the exons ATGAGTGTGTTGAGAACCAACATTTTTGTGGGGAACGGGGAAGCTGTGTCAATCAGCTGGGCAGCTACCTGTGCAAGTGTCCCACAGGATTCAGTAACTACGGCAACAGACAAACTCAGTGTGCAG AGCTTAATTGTGACCAGTACGAAACACAGCCTGGACAG CTGTTTGGTGTTGAACAGCCCTACGTTGTCTGGACCGACAAGACTGCTGCCAACTGGAGATGTGCTTTTGACA TTACTGGTTAATGCCACTGATGTTGTTCAACTGGGCCTCCAGTCCAATGGTCACCGTAGTAGCAGTGAAGTGACTAAGTTACTGAGGACGATTGAAATCTCATTCAGACTGATCGCTCCACTGCTGACAGAGAACGTGACCAGGATAGAGACCAACCACACCG AGGTTGAGATTATGGTGAGGAGAGACAAGACTCCACCTAAAGGACCAGTCAGCCTGACCAATGAAAACACTCAACTTGACACCACCTGGGAGACGGTGGTTGGAGATTACCAGAATTACCTAG GGTTTGCTTATGTCGTTCTGCTCAGCTATAGGAATCTGGATAATCTGAAGGACAACACTTCTCATCAGAGCCAGCAGCTCATGTCCAGTGCTGTGACAGTTTCCGTTAGCAACTCCAATACAAAAAAACTGCCCCAACAGGTTAATCTCACCTTCCATCACCTGCAG TCCAGTGATGTTGACCCCACCTGTGTTTATTGGTCGGATGAGAATGGACCGGGGGTGTGGTCTGGGCGGGGTTGCACCTTAGTGATTTCGAACTCCACCCACACTGTGTGCTCCTGCAACCATCTCAGCACATTCGCTCTGCTGAAGGGAATCCAGGTAAAG GGAAGCGGGCAGCTGTCGTTGGTGATGTGGGTGGGTGTTATTGTGGCAGTGACCTGTGTGGTCCTGTCCCTGATCACCACCCTGTGGTGTCGCTTTGTCAGCCGCAAACGCCGTGGAGGACACCGGCTGCAACAGGAAGTACAGCTACATAGAAAATAA
- the LOC135526430 gene encoding adhesion G protein-coupled receptor E5-like isoform X2, with the protein MHVCSSTFLCLHLALLKDQGARVTRYANGFTQPNSKSEFLNCIDINECVENQHFCGERGSCVNQLGSYLCKCPTGFSNYGNRQTQCAELNCDQYETQPGQTLPVLDSLLSLLKNSCLVLNSPTLSGPTRLLPTGDVLLTLLVNATDVVQLGLQSNGHRSSSEVTKLLRTIEISFRLIAPLLTENVTRIETNHTEVEIMVRRDKTPPKGPVSLTNENTQLDTTWETVVGDYQNYLGFAYVVLLSYRNLDNLKDNTSHQSQQLMSSAVTVSVSNSNTKKLPQQVNLTFHHLQSSDVDPTCVYWSDENGPGVWSGRGCTLVISNSTHTVCSCNHLSTFALLKGIQGSGQLSLVMWVGVIVAVTCVVLSLITTLWCRFVSRKRRGGHRLQQEVQLHRK; encoded by the exons ATGCATGTGTGCAGTTCAACTTTTCTTTGTCTTCATTTAGCGCTACTCAAGGACCAAGGAGCAAGAGTTACTAGATATGCGAATGGCTTTACTCAACCGAATTCCAAATCAGAGTTTCTGAATTGTATTG ACATAAATGAGTGTGTTGAGAACCAACATTTTTGTGGGGAACGGGGAAGCTGTGTCAATCAGCTGGGCAGCTACCTGTGCAAGTGTCCCACAGGATTCAGTAACTACGGCAACAGACAAACTCAGTGTGCAG AGCTTAATTGTGACCAGTACGAAACACAGCCTGGACAG actcTACCAGTCCTTGATAGTTTATTGTCTCTGTTGAAAAACAGCTGTTTGGTGTTGAACAGCCCTACGTTGTCTGGACCGACAAGACTGCTGCCAACTGGAGATGTGCTTTTGACA TTACTGGTTAATGCCACTGATGTTGTTCAACTGGGCCTCCAGTCCAATGGTCACCGTAGTAGCAGTGAAGTGACTAAGTTACTGAGGACGATTGAAATCTCATTCAGACTGATCGCTCCACTGCTGACAGAGAACGTGACCAGGATAGAGACCAACCACACCG AGGTTGAGATTATGGTGAGGAGAGACAAGACTCCACCTAAAGGACCAGTCAGCCTGACCAATGAAAACACTCAACTTGACACCACCTGGGAGACGGTGGTTGGAGATTACCAGAATTACCTAG GGTTTGCTTATGTCGTTCTGCTCAGCTATAGGAATCTGGATAATCTGAAGGACAACACTTCTCATCAGAGCCAGCAGCTCATGTCCAGTGCTGTGACAGTTTCCGTTAGCAACTCCAATACAAAAAAACTGCCCCAACAGGTTAATCTCACCTTCCATCACCTGCAG TCCAGTGATGTTGACCCCACCTGTGTTTATTGGTCGGATGAGAATGGACCGGGGGTGTGGTCTGGGCGGGGTTGCACCTTAGTGATTTCGAACTCCACCCACACTGTGTGCTCCTGCAACCATCTCAGCACATTCGCTCTGCTGAAGGGAATCCAG GGAAGCGGGCAGCTGTCGTTGGTGATGTGGGTGGGTGTTATTGTGGCAGTGACCTGTGTGGTCCTGTCCCTGATCACCACCCTGTGGTGTCGCTTTGTCAGCCGCAAACGCCGTGGAGGACACCGGCTGCAACAGGAAGTACAGCTACATAGAAAATAA
- the LOC135526427 gene encoding adhesion G protein-coupled receptor E5-like isoform X2 — protein sequence MLLDKMSYSYFTVLTTCVTLPNHYLELKPSWYLTLTHRLSESMGAIIFLLILALLKDYGHGAPQEDIDECSSNSLICGDNSDCFKTEGSYFCLCHPGFDDFTGAARQCLDIEECVTFPNICGKWGTCLNQVGSYLCTCPNGFRNSGNGQTPCVDIDECNTDGVCGNGGICQNLIGSYWCQCPAGFTNFGKNQTKCVELNCDQYETQPGQTLPGFDSWSLLRNNCLVLSNSMLPGLTRLLPTGDVLLTLLVNTTDVVQLGLQSNGHRSSSEVTKLLRTIEISFRLIAPLLTENVTRIETNHTEVEIMVRRDKTPPEGPVSLTNENTQLDTTWETVVGDDQNYPGYAFVILLSHKNLDSLKDSTSHQSQQLMSSAVTVSVSNSNTTYLPQQVNLTFHHLQSSDVDPTCVYWSDENGPGVWSGRGCTLVMSNSNQTVCSCNHLSTFTLLNKVQQGSGQLSLVMWVGVFVALTCVVLSLITTLWCRFVSRKRRGGHRLQHDVQLHRK from the exons ATGTTGCTAGATAAGATGAGCTATTCATACTTCACTGTGCTTACCACATGCGTGACGTTACCAAATCATTACTTAGAATTAAAGCCAAGCTGGTATTTGACATTAACTCATCGCTTGTCAGAGAGCATGGGAGCAATTATATTTCTCCTGATTCTGG CGCTTCTCAAGGACTATGGTCATGGAGCGCCACAGGAAG ATATCGACGAGTGCAGTAGCAACTCCCTCATCTGTGGGGACAATTCAGATTGTTTCAAAACTGAGGGTAGCTACTTCTGTTTGTGTCATCCTGGGTTTGATGACTTTACTGGTGCCGCGCGACAATGCTTGG ACATAGAGGAGTGTGTTACGTTCCCAAATATTTGTGGGAAATGGGGAACCTGTCTTAATCAGGTGGGTAGCTACCTGTGCACGTGTCCCAATGGATTTAGGAACTCTGGCAACGGACAAACTCCGTGTGTAG aCATTGACGAGTGTAATACAGACGGAGTATGTGGAAATGGGGGAATCTGCCAAAACCTGATTGGAAGTTACTGGTGCCAGTGTCCTGCTGGATTTACTAACTTTGGCAAAAACCAAACTAAGTGTGTAG AGCTTAATTGTGACCAGTACGAAACACAGCCTGGACAG acTCTACCAGGCTTTGATAGTTGGTCTCTGTTGAGAAACAACTGTTTGGTGTTGAGCAACTCTATGTTGCCTGGACTGACAAGACTGCTGCCAACTGGAGATGTGCTTTTGACA TTACTGGTTAATACCACTGATGTTGTTCAACTGGGCCTCCAGTCCAATGGTCACCGTAGTAGCAGTGAAGTGACTAAGTTACTGAGGACGATTGAAATCTCATTCAGACTGATCGCTCCACTGCTGACAGAGAACGTGACCAGGATAGAGACCAACCACACAG AGGTTGAGATTATGGTGAGAAGAGACAAGACTCCACCTGAAGGACCAGTCAGCCTGACCAATGAGAACACTCAACTTGACACCACCTGGGAGACGGTGGTTGGAGATGACCAGAATTACCCAG GGTATGCATTTGTCATTCTGCTCAGCCATAAGAATCTGGATAGTCTGAAGGACAGTACTTCTCATCAGAGCCAGCAGCTCATGTCCAGTGCTGTGACAGTTTCCGTTAGCAACTCCAACACAACATACCTGCCCCAACAGGTTAATCTCACCTTCCATCACCTGCAG TCCAGTGATGTTGACCCCACCTGTGTTTATTGGTCGGATGAGAATGGACCGGGGGTGTGGTCTGGGAGGGGTTGCACCTTAGTGATGTCAAACTCCAACCAGACTGTGTGCTCCTGCAACCATCTCAGCACATTCACTCTGCTGAACAAAGTGCAACAG GGAAGCGGGCAGCTGTCATTGGTGATGTGGGTGGGTGTTTTTGTGGCACTGACCTGTGTGGTCCTGTCCCTGATCACCACCCTGTGGTGTCGCTTTGTCAGCCGCAAACGCCGTGGAGGACACCGGCTGCAACATGATGTACAGCTACATAGAAAATAA
- the LOC135526433 gene encoding probable carboxypeptidase X1: MAGGGRPSTHTLHRGHPARTQLNLEVLFSNDTLAWKTAMNGTKEVLMKSVTESCPDITRIYSIGKSHMGLKMYVMEISDSPGKHELGKQVGGTA, from the exons ATGGCTGGAGGTGGACGCCCGTCGACCCACACGCTTCACCGGGGTCATCCTGCACGGACGCAGCTCAATCTGGAG GTGCTGTTCAGTAATGATACCCTGGCCTGGAAGACAGCTATGAATGGGACTAAAGAGGTG CTCATGAAGTCAGTGACCGAGTCCTGTCCTGACATCACCCGTATCTACAGCATCGGGAAGAGCCACATGGGCCTCAAGATGTACGTCATGGAGATCTCTGACAGCCCTGGAAAGCATGAGCTGG GTAAACAAGTCGGAGGCACTGCGTAA